A single window of Rubrobacter aplysinae DNA harbors:
- a CDS encoding DUF192 domain-containing protein encodes MTRMTRLRPLRKLLLSALLLVLLSALVAGCGQGETDVGETASGSDGAGSAPLTRTVGAEEADLPDSISTGEIPQPPLQNRPVVIRSSGGEVRVRAEIADDDPERTRGLMAREELGENEGMLFVFDSERSLNFIMENTLLPLSIAYIDSRGSIVDIRRMQPLSEDTYPSAEPAMYALEVNQGFFSERGVEVGDEVDLPSTVVEG; translated from the coding sequence ATGACGAGGATGACGAGGCTGCGCCCGTTGAGAAAACTGCTGCTCTCGGCCCTGCTACTCGTACTACTTTCAGCCCTTGTGGCGGGATGCGGCCAGGGGGAGACGGACGTCGGAGAGACGGCCTCCGGCTCGGACGGAGCCGGGAGCGCGCCCCTGACGAGGACGGTAGGCGCCGAGGAAGCCGACCTGCCCGACAGCATATCCACGGGTGAGATCCCGCAGCCCCCCCTACAGAACCGCCCGGTCGTTATCCGGAGCTCCGGGGGAGAGGTGCGGGTCCGGGCCGAGATCGCCGACGACGACCCGGAGCGCACCCGGGGCCTTATGGCCCGCGAGGAGCTCGGAGAGAACGAGGGCATGCTCTTCGTCTTCGACTCGGAGCGGTCCCTGAACTTCATTATGGAAAACACCCTGCTCCCGCTCTCCATCGCTTACATAGACTCTAGGGGCAGCATCGTGGACATCCGGCGGATGCAGCCGCTCTCCGAAGACACCTACCCCTCCGCCGAGCCCGCGATGTACGCCCTGGAGGTGAACCAGGGCTTCTTCTCCGAGCGCGGCGTCGAGGTGGGCGACGAGGTGGATCTCCCGTCCACTGTGGTGGAAGGGTAG
- a CDS encoding ABC transporter ATP-binding protein, producing the protein MSENGNSGINGINGINGNNGINGSGRSGNNSEPPALMVDSLTKTYKGGLVALDNMSLDIPRGRFFGLLGPNGAGKTTLINSIVSLARPDSGTVEVFGKDAYRQFKEARRMIGVSPQEVNLDKFLTVEETMIYHAGYYGVPKKKAQERSKELLDRFELTGKRHTRTNTLSGGMKRRVMFARALMHNPDLLFLDEPTAGVDVELRYKLWDFVRELNHDGMTILLTTHYLEEAEELCDEIALISGGEIAAQDTAAGLKQSYSAHNVEEVYLKVMGHVA; encoded by the coding sequence GTGAGCGAGAACGGCAACAGCGGTATCAACGGTATCAACGGTATCAATGGCAACAACGGCATCAACGGCAGTGGGAGATCCGGTAATAACAGCGAACCACCCGCCCTCATGGTGGATAGCCTGACCAAGACCTACAAGGGCGGTCTGGTAGCGCTGGATAACATGTCGCTCGACATACCGCGCGGCAGGTTCTTCGGGCTGCTCGGACCGAACGGGGCGGGCAAGACCACGCTCATAAACAGCATCGTAAGCCTGGCGCGGCCCGACTCCGGGACGGTGGAAGTGTTCGGCAAGGACGCCTACCGGCAGTTCAAGGAGGCGCGGCGCATGATCGGGGTCTCCCCGCAGGAGGTGAACCTCGACAAGTTCCTGACGGTCGAGGAGACCATGATCTACCACGCCGGGTACTACGGCGTCCCGAAGAAGAAGGCCCAGGAGCGGTCAAAGGAGCTTCTCGACCGCTTTGAGCTTACCGGAAAGCGTCACACCCGCACCAACACCCTCTCTGGCGGCATGAAGCGCCGCGTAATGTTTGCCCGCGCCCTGATGCACAACCCGGATCTGTTGTTCCTGGACGAGCCGACCGCCGGGGTGGACGTGGAGCTCAGGTACAAGCTCTGGGACTTCGTGCGCGAGCTAAACCACGATGGCATGACGATCCTGCTCACGACGCACTACCTGGAAGAGGCCGAGGAGCTGTGCGATGAGATCGCGCTCATCTCCGGCGGGGAGATAGCCGCCCAGGACACGGCGGCCGGCCTGAAGCAGAGCTACAGCGCCCACAACGTCGAGGAGGTCTACCTGAAGGTGATGGGCCATGTTGCGTAA
- a CDS encoding HAD family hydrolase has translation MSPARGYPRAVLFDLDDTLFDHGHSSRTALWSVRGEHPELSRVPWPELRETYARLLEEVHVRLLSGELTLEQSRHERFRRLFSELSEPGQSPDAAVREAAEVYGRAYRESWQQVSGAGRLLERVGRRARVAVVTNNLLDEQRAKLGALDLTQYVDELVASEEVGVAKPDPYIFRVALERVGCSAGEALVVGDSWESDVVGARAAGIRAVWLNRYGLAAPDPGAAEEIKDLGSLEGMLVPAHDGGEAQE, from the coding sequence TTGAGCCCGGCGAGAGGCTACCCCCGGGCGGTGCTTTTCGACCTCGACGACACCCTCTTCGACCACGGGCACTCCTCCCGGACTGCCCTGTGGAGCGTCAGGGGGGAGCACCCCGAGCTGTCGCGAGTACCGTGGCCCGAGCTGCGCGAGACCTACGCCCGGCTGCTGGAGGAGGTCCACGTGCGGTTGCTGAGCGGCGAGCTCACGCTCGAACAGTCACGCCACGAGCGTTTCAGGCGGCTGTTCTCTGAGCTCTCGGAGCCTGGTCAGTCGCCGGATGCCGCCGTGCGGGAGGCTGCGGAGGTATATGGGCGGGCGTACCGAGAGTCCTGGCAACAGGTTTCCGGGGCCGGGCGGCTTCTGGAGCGGGTTGGGCGCCGCGCCAGGGTCGCGGTCGTGACCAACAACCTGCTCGACGAGCAGCGGGCCAAGCTGGGGGCCCTGGATCTCACGCAGTACGTGGACGAGCTGGTCGCGTCTGAGGAGGTCGGCGTAGCCAAGCCGGACCCCTACATATTCCGCGTGGCGCTGGAGCGCGTGGGGTGCTCCGCCGGAGAGGCGCTCGTGGTCGGGGACTCCTGGGAGAGCGACGTGGTCGGCGCCCGGGCCGCAGGAATCCGGGCCGTGTGGCTGAACCGGTACGGGCTGGCGGCGCCCGACCCAGGGGCCGCAGAAGAGATAAAAGACCTGGGCTCGCTTGAAGGCATGCTCGTCCCGGCGCACGACGGAGGAGAGGCTCAGGAGTAG
- a CDS encoding DUF1990 domain-containing protein, whose product MSVARGVPLVQNGRMFTISQPSESGVERVLAHQRELPLSYPEVGATLGEPPAGYTVDRTRIRLGEGPGTFGLAASALSEWRHFETSWTRLLPAGAPVREGAEVCVVARHLGFYSMNPARIVRVLDERGRYPGYRRYGYVYGTLPAHSELGEERFSVELLPDGSVWYDLCSFARGGSALVRLGYPVRRVLQRRFARDSGRAMIRAVSGR is encoded by the coding sequence GTGTCGGTGGCGCGCGGGGTTCCGCTGGTCCAGAATGGCCGGATGTTCACCATCTCCCAACCTTCGGAGTCTGGAGTGGAGCGTGTGCTGGCCCACCAGCGAGAGCTTCCGCTCTCCTACCCGGAGGTCGGGGCGACGCTCGGTGAGCCGCCTGCCGGATACACCGTGGACCGGACCAGGATCAGGCTCGGAGAAGGCCCCGGGACGTTCGGGCTCGCGGCCAGCGCCCTGTCCGAATGGCGGCACTTCGAGACCAGCTGGACCCGGCTCCTGCCGGCGGGTGCTCCGGTGCGCGAGGGGGCGGAGGTGTGTGTCGTGGCTCGGCACCTCGGGTTCTACTCGATGAACCCCGCCCGGATAGTCCGGGTGCTGGACGAGCGGGGCCGGTACCCCGGTTACCGCCGGTACGGCTACGTGTACGGGACCCTGCCGGCGCACTCCGAGCTCGGCGAGGAGAGGTTCTCCGTGGAGCTGCTGCCGGACGGCTCGGTCTGGTACGACCTCTGCTCCTTCGCCCGGGGCGGCAGCGCGCTCGTCCGGCTCGGCTATCCCGTGCGGCGCGTCCTGCAGAGACGGTTCGCCCGCGACTCGGGGCGGGCCATGATCCGCGCCGTCTCCGGAAGGTAG
- a CDS encoding alanyl-tRNA editing protein codes for MRGEKEEAGTRELFLEDAYLREFDARVLRIAGREVWLERTAFCPGGAGQPHDKGSLGVGPIEARVVDVQRRDGEIVHVTDNPIPETVGRLVGVLDWERRYSHMRYHTALHVLCAVLGRDFGVEVTGGKIYADRARVDFSPPEDRGEWTPEIADEIERAANRELAKESPVSVHEPPPDTEEPAHESFASDRPDPVRVVEIPGTDARLDAGLHVANTEEVGRIRITHHKNRNNRKSFGSKVRATGTGERVEFVLEDL; via the coding sequence GTGAGGGGGGAGAAGGAGGAGGCCGGGACCAGAGAGCTGTTCCTCGAAGACGCCTATCTCCGGGAGTTCGACGCCCGGGTACTGAGGATAGCCGGGCGTGAGGTGTGGCTGGAACGTACCGCCTTCTGTCCGGGAGGCGCGGGCCAGCCTCACGACAAGGGGAGCCTCGGGGTCGGGCCTATCGAGGCTCGGGTGGTGGACGTGCAGCGCCGCGACGGTGAGATCGTCCACGTCACCGACAACCCCATCCCGGAGACGGTTGGCCGTCTTGTGGGGGTCCTCGACTGGGAACGGCGCTACTCCCACATGCGTTACCACACCGCTCTGCACGTCCTCTGTGCCGTGCTGGGGCGGGATTTCGGCGTGGAGGTTACCGGAGGAAAGATATACGCCGACCGGGCCCGCGTGGACTTCTCACCGCCGGAGGACCGGGGCGAATGGACGCCGGAGATCGCCGACGAGATAGAGCGGGCCGCCAACCGCGAGCTCGCGAAAGAGAGCCCGGTAAGCGTGCACGAGCCTCCGCCGGATACGGAAGAGCCTGCCCACGAGAGCTTTGCGTCAGACCGGCCGGACCCCGTGCGCGTCGTCGAGATACCGGGCACGGATGCCCGCCTCGATGCCGGGCTCCACGTCGCGAACACGGAAGAGGTGGGCCGTATACGGATCACACACCATAAAAATCGCAATAACCGCAAGAGCTTCGGGAGCAAGGTCCGCGCCACGGGCACCGGCGAGCGCGTGGAGTTCGTCCTGGAGGATCTATGA
- a CDS encoding mannosyltransferase family protein → MKRPSGSLGALPFVLAVFAASRLLFMGAGALAAAFIADAEPAGDPLGPGGVFGYWARWDGAWYSEIATGGYDARYPASTAFFPLYPLLIRLGTLVGGGPALWGVAISLAATFFALYFVYRIAERLYDTRAARAAALVTAFFPTAFFLNAVYTEALFLALSAGCIWAAMVRRELLLAGALGALAAATRSLGVLLVIPLAVEWLRYRREIGAPGLLSAALAPAGTAAYLAFLWVRFGEPLVSLGQQEDYWGREPASPVATLSAAWSAAGDGASYLARPLELLASSTAGPTLSASNTLNLIFLGLFLVAMGAGVMLLPPGLSLYALALVLAGMLAPNPDLPLMSLPRFLLGAFPMFLVIGLALSRLPLGRLALGAWVLVSGAAGVWMAALFVTWHWVA, encoded by the coding sequence GTGAAGCGACCGTCTGGATCCCTCGGGGCCTTACCCTTCGTCCTTGCCGTCTTCGCGGCGAGCCGCCTGCTCTTCATGGGAGCGGGGGCGCTCGCCGCCGCTTTTATCGCAGATGCGGAGCCCGCCGGGGACCCGCTCGGGCCCGGGGGCGTCTTCGGGTACTGGGCGCGCTGGGACGGGGCCTGGTACTCCGAGATCGCCACCGGCGGCTACGACGCCCGCTACCCGGCCTCGACGGCGTTTTTCCCGCTGTACCCGCTGCTGATCCGGCTCGGCACGCTCGTCGGCGGCGGGCCGGCCTTATGGGGCGTGGCGATCTCGCTCGCCGCCACCTTCTTTGCGCTGTACTTCGTCTACCGTATCGCCGAGCGCCTGTACGACACGCGGGCGGCCCGGGCGGCCGCCCTGGTAACGGCCTTCTTCCCGACGGCTTTTTTCCTGAACGCGGTGTATACCGAGGCGCTTTTTCTGGCGCTCTCCGCCGGCTGCATCTGGGCCGCGATGGTGCGACGGGAGCTGCTGCTCGCCGGGGCTCTCGGTGCCCTGGCGGCCGCCACGCGCAGCCTCGGCGTGCTCCTGGTGATCCCCCTGGCCGTGGAGTGGCTGCGTTACCGGCGCGAGATCGGCGCGCCGGGGCTCTTATCCGCCGCCCTGGCCCCGGCGGGGACGGCGGCGTACCTGGCCTTTTTGTGGGTCCGGTTCGGGGAGCCCCTGGTCTCCTTGGGCCAGCAGGAGGACTACTGGGGCCGGGAGCCCGCGAGCCCGGTGGCCACGCTCTCCGCGGCCTGGTCCGCGGCGGGCGACGGGGCCTCTTACCTGGCGCGGCCCCTGGAGCTCCTGGCTAGCTCTACCGCGGGTCCCACGCTGTCCGCCTCGAACACCTTGAACCTGATATTTCTCGGGCTGTTTCTGGTGGCGATGGGGGCGGGGGTAATGCTCCTGCCGCCGGGGCTCTCCCTGTACGCGCTCGCCCTGGTGCTCGCGGGGATGCTCGCCCCGAACCCGGACCTCCCACTGATGAGCCTGCCCCGGTTCCTGCTGGGGGCGTTCCCGATGTTCCTGGTGATCGGGCTCGCGCTATCCCGCCTCCCTCTGGGCCGGCTCGCACTGGGGGCCTGGGTGCTCGTTAGCGGGGCCGCGGGCGTCTGGATGGCCGCGCTCTTCGTTACCTGGCACTGGGTGGCCTGA
- a CDS encoding type IA DNA topoisomerase: protein MGETRLIVAEKPSVGRDIASALGRHRKGEGRLDGEGWTVTWALGHLVELAPPDAYGEEYKRWSLDRLPILPESFKVRVTPKTRKQFELVKSLMRDPGTSEVVNACDAGREGELIFAYLYGLSGCKKPVKRLWISSLTHEAIREGFASLRDGRQMRPLEDAARSRSEADWVVGMNATRAYSAKFGCPGNVLSVGRVQTPTLKVLVDREREIQSFVPEKFWTVHARFSKEGETYDGLWFKDEKDEKGQNQSRLSTREAADEIAAKVRGGAGAVRKVQRKTAAEKPPLLHDLTELQRNANAWYGFSADRTLKAAQSLYEGRKLITYPRTSSRYLSGDMVEGLKKRVEAAGGLPELSPFAEELLTLEKLPVTRSTKRVVDDSRVTDHHAIVPTNRKPSGGLPPDEAKVYDLVARRFLSVFFPQARFENTTVITAVEGETFVSKGRVVLERGWRRLYPEGTGGKKDKEPPVLPEIGEGESWPVVKTGVKEGETKPPPRYSESALLGAMETAGKLVEDEELRQQMKDSGLGTPATRAATIERLLKVGYAEREKKTLVPTEKGRALISLLADDSLASPELTARWEERLAKMERGQEDRAAFMRGIEEFAASVVDSVRGMKGEKVAAPAGVSRNNGGSKKPSAPVGECPKCGAPVVETKKSYGCSAWKDKGCKFAIWKTVAGKRISESQARQLLKQGKTAELKGFKSKAGKPFSAALKLDEEYRVKLEFGEKK from the coding sequence ATGGGTGAGACGAGGCTCATAGTCGCCGAGAAGCCGTCCGTCGGGCGGGACATAGCGAGTGCCCTGGGCCGGCACCGCAAGGGCGAGGGCCGTCTCGACGGCGAGGGCTGGACCGTGACGTGGGCGCTCGGGCACCTCGTGGAGCTGGCTCCGCCCGACGCTTACGGGGAGGAGTACAAACGCTGGAGCCTCGACCGGCTGCCGATCCTGCCAGAGAGCTTCAAGGTCCGCGTCACCCCGAAGACCCGCAAGCAGTTCGAGCTCGTGAAATCTCTTATGCGGGATCCCGGGACGAGTGAGGTCGTGAACGCCTGCGACGCCGGGAGGGAGGGGGAGCTCATCTTCGCCTACCTCTACGGTCTCTCCGGCTGCAAGAAGCCCGTGAAGCGGCTCTGGATCTCCTCTCTAACCCACGAGGCGATCCGTGAGGGCTTCGCCTCCCTGCGTGACGGGCGTCAGATGAGACCCCTGGAAGACGCGGCCCGCAGCCGCTCCGAGGCGGACTGGGTGGTCGGCATGAACGCGACCCGGGCGTACTCCGCCAAGTTCGGCTGTCCCGGAAACGTCCTCTCCGTCGGCCGCGTCCAGACCCCGACGCTGAAGGTGCTCGTGGACCGCGAGCGCGAGATACAGAGCTTCGTGCCCGAGAAGTTCTGGACCGTCCACGCCCGGTTCTCGAAGGAAGGTGAGACCTACGACGGGCTGTGGTTCAAGGACGAGAAGGATGAGAAGGGGCAGAACCAGAGCCGGCTCTCCACCAGAGAGGCGGCAGACGAGATCGCCGCGAAGGTGCGCGGCGGTGCGGGCGCGGTGCGCAAGGTGCAGAGAAAGACCGCAGCCGAGAAGCCGCCGCTACTGCACGACCTCACCGAGCTGCAGCGAAACGCCAACGCCTGGTACGGGTTCTCCGCGGATCGTACCCTGAAGGCGGCGCAGTCGCTGTACGAAGGGCGCAAGCTCATCACCTATCCCCGCACCTCCAGCCGCTACCTCTCCGGCGACATGGTCGAGGGGCTCAAGAAGCGCGTCGAGGCCGCCGGCGGGCTGCCGGAGCTCTCTCCGTTCGCCGAAGAGCTCCTGACGCTGGAGAAGCTGCCGGTAACGAGGTCCACGAAGCGCGTCGTGGACGACTCCAGGGTTACCGACCACCACGCCATCGTGCCGACGAACAGGAAGCCATCCGGCGGGCTTCCCCCGGACGAGGCGAAGGTCTACGATCTCGTCGCCCGGCGCTTTCTCTCCGTCTTCTTCCCACAGGCCCGGTTCGAGAACACCACCGTGATCACCGCGGTCGAGGGTGAGACGTTCGTGTCCAAGGGGCGCGTCGTGCTGGAGAGGGGATGGCGCAGGCTGTACCCGGAGGGGACCGGCGGCAAGAAGGATAAGGAGCCGCCTGTGCTGCCGGAGATAGGGGAAGGAGAGAGCTGGCCGGTGGTGAAGACCGGGGTCAAGGAGGGCGAGACCAAGCCGCCGCCCCGGTACTCGGAGTCGGCGCTGCTCGGGGCGATGGAGACCGCCGGCAAGCTCGTGGAGGATGAGGAGCTCCGCCAGCAGATGAAGGACTCCGGGCTCGGCACCCCGGCCACCCGGGCGGCGACGATAGAGCGGCTCTTAAAGGTCGGCTACGCGGAGCGTGAGAAGAAGACCCTGGTGCCGACCGAGAAGGGGCGGGCCCTGATCTCCCTCCTCGCGGACGACTCGCTCGCCTCGCCAGAGCTGACCGCCCGCTGGGAGGAGCGCCTCGCGAAGATGGAGCGCGGCCAGGAGGATCGCGCAGCGTTCATGCGGGGGATCGAGGAGTTCGCGGCCTCGGTCGTGGACTCGGTACGCGGCATGAAGGGTGAGAAGGTCGCCGCGCCTGCCGGAGTCTCCCGAAACAACGGAGGCAGCAAGAAACCGTCCGCTCCCGTGGGAGAGTGCCCGAAGTGCGGCGCGCCGGTGGTGGAGACGAAGAAATCCTACGGCTGCTCGGCGTGGAAGGATAAGGGCTGCAAGTTCGCCATCTGGAAGACCGTGGCCGGAAAGCGGATCAGCGAGTCTCAGGCCCGTCAGCTCCTCAAGCAGGGCAAGACCGCCGAGCTAAAGGGCTTCAAGAGCAAGGCCGGAAAGCCATTCTCCGCCGCGCTAAAGCTGGACGAGGAGTATCGGGTGAAGCTGGAATTCGGCGAGAAGAAGTAA
- a CDS encoding histidinol-phosphatase HisJ family protein has protein sequence MIDYHLHVVAHADRPMTAGNILEYCKVARSRGIQEMGITEHDRYLEDVDLDAFREAGESSEDVKLRLGIEVDFVPGNEAEMDRVAEALPYDYVIGSVHRVGGEEVDNPRDKDVYEKWDTYELYEAYYENVRAAALSGRFEVIGHPDLIKIFRTYPDRDITPMLEETADAVAEAGVAVDVNSAGLRKPVGEIYPARNLLEMFHRRGVPIILSSDAHAAAEVGAGYDKSVKLVKEVGYTEVATFENRERRALAL, from the coding sequence ATGATCGACTATCATCTGCACGTCGTCGCCCACGCCGACCGTCCCATGACGGCCGGGAACATACTCGAATACTGCAAGGTCGCCCGGAGCCGGGGCATCCAGGAGATGGGCATTACCGAGCACGACCGCTACCTGGAGGACGTAGACCTCGACGCGTTTAGGGAGGCGGGGGAGTCGTCGGAGGATGTGAAGCTCAGGCTTGGGATAGAGGTGGATTTCGTGCCGGGCAATGAGGCGGAGATGGACCGCGTTGCGGAGGCGCTGCCCTACGATTACGTGATCGGCAGCGTCCACCGGGTCGGCGGTGAGGAGGTGGACAACCCCCGCGATAAGGACGTGTACGAGAAGTGGGACACCTACGAGCTTTATGAAGCGTACTACGAGAACGTGCGGGCGGCGGCGCTCTCGGGACGGTTCGAGGTGATCGGCCACCCGGATCTCATAAAGATATTCCGCACCTACCCGGACCGCGACATCACCCCGATGCTCGAAGAGACCGCCGACGCGGTTGCGGAGGCCGGGGTCGCGGTGGACGTAAACTCGGCGGGCTTGCGCAAGCCGGTCGGTGAGATCTACCCGGCCCGGAACCTGTTAGAGATGTTCCACCGGCGGGGCGTCCCCATCATCCTCTCATCCGACGCCCACGCCGCCGCGGAGGTCGGTGCGGGTTACGATAAGAGCGTGAAGCTGGTAAAGGAAGTGGGCTACACCGAGGTCGCGACCTTCGAGAACCGTGAGAGGAGGGCGCTCGCGCTGTGA
- a CDS encoding NAD(P)/FAD-dependent oxidoreductase, with amino-acid sequence MKVIVVGAGLAGLTCAKVISENGADVEVFEASDGVGGRVRTDERDGFLLDRGFQVYFTAYPASSRHLDHGALDLRAFDPGAVVCRGGGRDVLADPLRDPKALLPSLFSDVAGLKDKLLTLRLAASAAPGGVEAAGEWGGGSGPEPDESSEAYLRRAGFSERFIDGFFRPFYGGILLDRSLSTSAKVLRFTFRMLATGKTAVPARGMGAIPRQLLSRLPEGAVRLNEPVRELLRDGDGVTGIRTAQGEHEADAVVVAAEGPEAARLSGADAPRRGLAQTCVYYSCAPGSLGGKKIMLNAEDEGFLNNVVEVSQVAPGYAPEGRGLVSAVALGEDSMKLTDEETYRRGMQDITRWAPEADLSPLAVYRIPFAQFDQPPGIHATLAGNEPRTPGLYLAGEYTQDSSINGSMLSGERAAGAVLAATREAA; translated from the coding sequence ATGAAGGTGATAGTCGTCGGGGCCGGTCTCGCCGGTCTCACCTGCGCCAAGGTTATCTCCGAGAACGGAGCCGACGTCGAGGTCTTCGAGGCTTCCGACGGCGTCGGTGGCCGCGTGCGCACCGACGAGCGCGACGGCTTCCTGCTGGACCGGGGATTTCAGGTGTACTTTACCGCCTACCCGGCGTCGAGCCGGCATCTGGATCACGGCGCGCTGGACCTCCGGGCCTTCGACCCGGGTGCGGTAGTGTGCCGGGGAGGGGGACGGGACGTGCTCGCCGACCCTCTGCGGGACCCGAAAGCTCTGCTGCCCTCCCTGTTCTCGGACGTGGCCGGTCTTAAGGACAAGCTCCTGACCCTGCGGCTGGCCGCCAGTGCGGCGCCGGGCGGCGTCGAGGCCGCCGGTGAGTGGGGCGGAGGCTCCGGCCCGGAGCCGGACGAGTCGAGCGAGGCGTATCTGAGGCGGGCCGGTTTCTCGGAGCGGTTCATAGACGGCTTCTTCAGGCCGTTCTACGGCGGTATACTCCTGGACCGGAGCCTCTCTACCTCGGCCAAGGTGCTGCGGTTTACCTTCAGGATGCTCGCCACCGGCAAGACCGCCGTCCCCGCCCGCGGGATGGGTGCCATACCCCGGCAGCTCCTCTCCCGGCTGCCGGAGGGCGCGGTCCGGCTGAACGAGCCGGTCAGGGAGTTGCTGCGGGACGGTGACGGCGTTACCGGGATACGCACGGCGCAGGGCGAGCACGAGGCGGACGCCGTCGTGGTCGCCGCCGAGGGGCCGGAGGCGGCGAGGCTCTCCGGCGCTGACGCGCCCCGGCGAGGACTGGCGCAGACCTGCGTGTACTACTCCTGCGCGCCGGGGAGCCTCGGCGGAAAGAAGATAATGCTCAACGCGGAAGACGAGGGATTCTTGAACAACGTCGTGGAGGTAAGCCAGGTCGCGCCCGGCTACGCGCCAGAGGGACGCGGGCTGGTAAGCGCGGTCGCGCTGGGCGAGGATAGTATGAAGCTCACCGACGAGGAGACGTACCGGCGCGGCATGCAAGATATAACCCGGTGGGCGCCGGAGGCCGACCTCTCGCCGCTCGCCGTGTACCGGATACCGTTCGCCCAGTTCGACCAGCCGCCGGGGATACACGCGACGCTAGCCGGAAACGAGCCCCGGACGCCGGGCCTGTATCTGGCCGGGGAGTATACCCAGGACTCCTCCATAAACGGCTCCATGCTCTCCGGTGAGCGGGCCGCCGGCGCGGTGCTCGCCGCGACGAGGGAGGCCGCGTGA
- a CDS encoding universal stress protein yields MGYLPEKILLASDGSEDGIRACRTAAEMSESFGAELHVVHVGLQWYLVVRDYMSPEQYERLKEERQEVLDAQVSEIEGHGGRVTEAHLRMGRRVDEEVIDLAREIGAGLIVVGSRGAGSLSRALLGSDSNNIVHHAYCPVLVVRGGEAEG; encoded by the coding sequence ATGGGTTATCTACCGGAGAAGATACTGCTGGCTTCCGACGGCTCCGAGGACGGCATTCGGGCTTGCCGGACGGCGGCGGAGATGTCGGAGAGCTTCGGGGCGGAGCTGCACGTCGTCCACGTGGGTTTGCAGTGGTACCTCGTGGTGCGAGATTACATGAGTCCCGAGCAGTACGAGAGGCTCAAGGAGGAGCGCCAGGAGGTGCTCGACGCGCAGGTTTCGGAGATAGAGGGTCACGGCGGCCGGGTGACCGAGGCCCACCTGAGGATGGGCCGCAGGGTCGACGAGGAGGTCATAGACCTTGCCCGTGAGATCGGGGCCGGCCTCATAGTCGTCGGCAGCCGGGGCGCGGGGAGCCTGAGCCGGGCCCTGCTCGGCAGCGACTCCAACAACATCGTGCATCACGCGTACTGCCCGGTGCTCGTGGTGCGCGGCGGAGAGGCCGAGGGCTAG
- a CDS encoding ABC transporter permease — MLRNLSSLSLQGTLADKPFLTLLSREIRRFMRVWTQTIVPPLLTSLLYIVVFGVALGSRIDELQGVPYLTYILPGIAFMSLITGANSNSSSSVFDAKRERYIDEVLVSPMSDLQIALAYVLGGTLRGVIVGTGIFIVTIPFVDITIQHPLLLFVIGILSAFIFSSVGTMVGVLATRVDHISFLTNVVVQPLTFLGGVFYSVNMLPDALRIVTLFNPIFYIVDAARYAALEASDLNPYPTLVMVVVFCVLSITGAWWSIHRGPTLRY; from the coding sequence ATGTTGCGTAACCTGTCTTCGCTATCCTTGCAGGGCACGCTGGCGGACAAGCCGTTCCTGACGCTGCTCTCGCGCGAGATAAGGCGTTTCATGCGCGTCTGGACACAGACCATAGTGCCGCCGCTTCTGACCTCGCTGTTGTACATCGTAGTCTTCGGCGTGGCGCTGGGCTCGCGCATCGACGAGCTGCAGGGTGTGCCGTACCTGACCTACATCCTGCCCGGCATCGCGTTTATGAGCCTCATAACCGGCGCGAACTCCAACTCCTCTAGCTCCGTGTTCGACGCCAAGCGCGAACGGTACATAGACGAGGTGCTCGTGAGCCCGATGAGCGACCTGCAGATAGCGCTCGCCTACGTGCTAGGTGGCACGCTGCGCGGCGTGATAGTGGGTACCGGAATATTTATCGTCACGATACCCTTCGTGGACATCACCATACAGCACCCGTTGCTGTTGTTCGTTATAGGCATCCTATCGGCGTTTATCTTCTCCTCGGTGGGGACGATGGTAGGGGTGCTCGCGACCAGGGTGGATCACATCTCGTTTCTGACCAACGTGGTCGTGCAGCCGCTGACCTTCCTCGGCGGGGTCTTCTACTCGGTGAACATGCTGCCGGACGCCCTGCGTATAGTCACGCTGTTCAACCCGATCTTCTACATAGTGGACGCCGCCCGCTACGCCGCGCTCGAAGCCTCCGACCTCAACCCCTACCCGACGCTCGTGATGGTCGTGGTGTTCTGCGTCCTGAGCATCACCGGGGCGTGGTGGTCCATCCATCGCGGTCCGACCCTCCGCTACTAG